Proteins found in one Oncorhynchus mykiss isolate Arlee chromosome 17, USDA_OmykA_1.1, whole genome shotgun sequence genomic segment:
- the LOC110494713 gene encoding tubby-related protein 1 isoform X1, producing the protein MSAEKKPKKKKAETASSATNGADAKPKKTKSKKSDDLSGEESPAVQNGKKVKKKKADEEKTEKEKEKGKGIEKEKDEPKKKTKSVPKKKKGSDTEDDDDDDEEETPQKKTKKKTTKEGSEKDGKDGKEKKSKAKDDKESDKKSKKDTKKKEPASLFSVNGDKDKSDSKSKKKAAKSDSEDSEPETKSSKSKSKKKENANPASMFSAGGEKDKDKDKDKDKDKKKKKKAKASDSDDSDSEAEKGKKKKGKGKKKKEERPPSPDIEFDSLEEFVLQPAQQGVTVKCKVTRDQRGLDKGLYPTYYLHLDNEKKVFLLAGRKRKKSTTSNYLISIDPTDLSRGGENFIGKLRSNYLGTKFTVFDNALHPDRALPDMSNARQELAAIIYETNVLGMKGPRRLTVIIPGMGKDSERVPIRPRSDNDGLLMKFQNRKLDNLIELHNKTPTWNEETASHVLNFNGRVTQASIKNFQIVHSKDLDYIVMQFGRVADDAFTLDYSYPMCAVQAFAIALSSFDGKITCE; encoded by the exons ATGTCTGCAGAGAAG AAGCCAAAGAAGAAGAAGGCAGAGACAGCGAGCTCAGCCACCAATGGTGCCGACGCAAAGCCCAAAAAGACCAAGAGCAAGAAGAGCGATGACCTGTCTGGAGAGGAGAGTCCTGCAGTTCAAA ATGGAAAAAAGGTAAAGAAAAAGAAAGCAGATGAAGAAAAAactgaaaaagagaaagagaaagggaaagggatagaaaaagagaaagacgagccaaagaagaaaacaaaaagtgTGCCAAAGAAAAAGAAAG GTTCAGATACAGAAGATGACGACGATGATGATGAGGAAGAGACTCCACAAAAGAAGACAAAGAAAAAGACCACGAAGGAAGGTTCTGAAAAAGATGGCAAAGATGGCAAAGAGAAGAAATCCAAAGCTAAAG ATGACAAAGAGTCTGacaaaaaatctaagaaagacaCCAAGAAAAAGGAACCAgcttctctgttctctgtaaaTGGAGATAAGGATAAGTCAGACTCCAAGAGCAAGAAGAAAG CAGCCAAATCAGATAGTGAAGACAGCGAACCAGAAACCAAGTCCAGCAAGTCAAAATCAAAGAAGAAGGAGAACGCCAACCCAGCATCCATGTTCTCAGCAGGGGGGGAAAAGGACAAGGACAAAGACAAGGACAAAGACAaggacaagaagaagaagaagaaag CCAAAGCATCAGACAGTGATGATTCTGACTCCGAAGCAGAAAAAGGAAAAAagaaaaagggaaaagggaagaaGAAAAAG gaggagaggcctccgTCCCCGGACATTGAGTTTGACAGCCTGGAGGAGTTTGTTCTGCAGCCAGCCCAGCAGGGGGTGACTGTCAAATGTAAGGTGACCCGGGACCAGAGGGGCTTGGACAAAGGCCTATACCCCACATACTATCTCCACCTGGACAATGAAAAGAAG GTCTTTCTACTTGCTGGGAGAAAACGAAAGAAAAGCACAACCTCCAATTACCTTATCTCCATAGACCCCACAGACTTGTCTCGGGGTGGAGAAAATTTCATTGGAAAGTTGAG GTCCAACTACTTGGGCACGAAGTTCACAGTGTTTGATAATGCACTGCACCCAGACAGAGCTCTACCAGACATGTCCAACGCTCGCCAAGAATTAGCAGCCATTATTTAC GAAACAAATGTCTTGGGAATGAAGGGTCCCAGAAGGTTGACCGTTATCATCCCAGGGATGGGCAAGGACAGTGAACGAGTACCCATCCGACCTCGCAGT GACAACGATGGTTTATTGATGAAGTTCCAGAATAGAAAGTTGGACAATCTAATCGAGCTCCACAACAAGACCCCCACGTGGAATGAGGAGACGGCGTCCCATGTGCTGAACTTCAACGGCAGGGTCACACAGGCCTCCATCAAGAACTTTCAGATCGTCCACAGCAAGGATT TGGACTATATTGTGATGCAGTTTGGACGAGTAGCAGACGATGCCTTCACTCTGGACTATAGCTACCCTATGTGCGCAGTGCAGGCCTTTGCCATCGCTCTATCAAGCTTCGATGGCAAAATAACCTGTGAATAA
- the LOC110494713 gene encoding tubby-related protein 1 isoform X2, whose protein sequence is MSAEKKPKKKKAETASSATNGADAKPKKTKSKKSDDLSGEESPAVQNGKKVKKKKADEEKTEKEKEKGKGIEKEKDEPKKKTKSVPKKKKGSDTEDDDDDDEEETPQKKTKKKTTKEGSEKDGKDGKEKKSKAKDDKESDKKSKKDTKKKEPASLFSVNGDKDKSDSKSKKKAKSDSEDSEPETKSSKSKSKKKENANPASMFSAGGEKDKDKDKDKDKDKKKKKKAKASDSDDSDSEAEKGKKKKGKGKKKKEERPPSPDIEFDSLEEFVLQPAQQGVTVKCKVTRDQRGLDKGLYPTYYLHLDNEKKVFLLAGRKRKKSTTSNYLISIDPTDLSRGGENFIGKLRSNYLGTKFTVFDNALHPDRALPDMSNARQELAAIIYETNVLGMKGPRRLTVIIPGMGKDSERVPIRPRSDNDGLLMKFQNRKLDNLIELHNKTPTWNEETASHVLNFNGRVTQASIKNFQIVHSKDLDYIVMQFGRVADDAFTLDYSYPMCAVQAFAIALSSFDGKITCE, encoded by the exons ATGTCTGCAGAGAAG AAGCCAAAGAAGAAGAAGGCAGAGACAGCGAGCTCAGCCACCAATGGTGCCGACGCAAAGCCCAAAAAGACCAAGAGCAAGAAGAGCGATGACCTGTCTGGAGAGGAGAGTCCTGCAGTTCAAA ATGGAAAAAAGGTAAAGAAAAAGAAAGCAGATGAAGAAAAAactgaaaaagagaaagagaaagggaaagggatagaaaaagagaaagacgagccaaagaagaaaacaaaaagtgTGCCAAAGAAAAAGAAAG GTTCAGATACAGAAGATGACGACGATGATGATGAGGAAGAGACTCCACAAAAGAAGACAAAGAAAAAGACCACGAAGGAAGGTTCTGAAAAAGATGGCAAAGATGGCAAAGAGAAGAAATCCAAAGCTAAAG ATGACAAAGAGTCTGacaaaaaatctaagaaagacaCCAAGAAAAAGGAACCAgcttctctgttctctgtaaaTGGAGATAAGGATAAGTCAGACTCCAAGAGCAAGAAGAAAG CCAAATCAGATAGTGAAGACAGCGAACCAGAAACCAAGTCCAGCAAGTCAAAATCAAAGAAGAAGGAGAACGCCAACCCAGCATCCATGTTCTCAGCAGGGGGGGAAAAGGACAAGGACAAAGACAAGGACAAAGACAaggacaagaagaagaagaagaaag CCAAAGCATCAGACAGTGATGATTCTGACTCCGAAGCAGAAAAAGGAAAAAagaaaaagggaaaagggaagaaGAAAAAG gaggagaggcctccgTCCCCGGACATTGAGTTTGACAGCCTGGAGGAGTTTGTTCTGCAGCCAGCCCAGCAGGGGGTGACTGTCAAATGTAAGGTGACCCGGGACCAGAGGGGCTTGGACAAAGGCCTATACCCCACATACTATCTCCACCTGGACAATGAAAAGAAG GTCTTTCTACTTGCTGGGAGAAAACGAAAGAAAAGCACAACCTCCAATTACCTTATCTCCATAGACCCCACAGACTTGTCTCGGGGTGGAGAAAATTTCATTGGAAAGTTGAG GTCCAACTACTTGGGCACGAAGTTCACAGTGTTTGATAATGCACTGCACCCAGACAGAGCTCTACCAGACATGTCCAACGCTCGCCAAGAATTAGCAGCCATTATTTAC GAAACAAATGTCTTGGGAATGAAGGGTCCCAGAAGGTTGACCGTTATCATCCCAGGGATGGGCAAGGACAGTGAACGAGTACCCATCCGACCTCGCAGT GACAACGATGGTTTATTGATGAAGTTCCAGAATAGAAAGTTGGACAATCTAATCGAGCTCCACAACAAGACCCCCACGTGGAATGAGGAGACGGCGTCCCATGTGCTGAACTTCAACGGCAGGGTCACACAGGCCTCCATCAAGAACTTTCAGATCGTCCACAGCAAGGATT TGGACTATATTGTGATGCAGTTTGGACGAGTAGCAGACGATGCCTTCACTCTGGACTATAGCTACCCTATGTGCGCAGTGCAGGCCTTTGCCATCGCTCTATCAAGCTTCGATGGCAAAATAACCTGTGAATAA